One Cryobacterium roopkundense genomic region harbors:
- a CDS encoding biliverdin-producing heme oxygenase translates to MLSSSSSVRVSVRRADLPARLRDETSDLHHAVELRMGLPESVRSRGDYSRLLARLFAVHSAIETRLDAPSWSEEWRAIGLELVDHQRASLLRDDLHNLGVSQIPPPALAPELTTFGQALGCLYVVEGSAVGGRVLAPAIQTILGRVPTAFLDGETRGHPHPWQATLTALRRFEDGHGDGDDVILGARITFRMFGHNVARSTWTTAA, encoded by the coding sequence ATGCTCTCCAGCTCCTCGTCGGTACGAGTCTCCGTGCGTCGGGCCGATCTCCCCGCCCGGCTGCGTGACGAGACCTCGGATCTCCACCATGCGGTCGAACTGCGGATGGGACTCCCTGAATCGGTGCGGTCCCGCGGAGACTACAGCCGACTCTTGGCGCGCCTTTTCGCGGTTCATTCGGCCATTGAGACCAGGCTTGACGCCCCGTCTTGGAGCGAAGAGTGGCGCGCCATCGGCCTCGAACTCGTCGACCACCAGAGGGCCAGCCTGCTGCGTGACGATCTACACAACCTGGGAGTGTCGCAGATACCCCCACCCGCACTTGCTCCGGAGCTGACAACTTTCGGACAGGCACTGGGTTGCCTGTACGTTGTTGAGGGATCTGCGGTGGGCGGACGTGTTCTCGCCCCCGCGATCCAGACAATCTTGGGACGGGTTCCCACAGCGTTCCTCGATGGGGAGACTCGTGGGCACCCGCACCCTTGGCAGGCCACACTCACGGCGCTGCGGCGCTTCGAGGATGGCCATGGTGACGGCGACGACGTGATTTTGGGCGCCCGCATCACCTTCCGCATGTTCGGACACAATGTAGCCCGGTCTACGTGGACCACCGCCGCCTGA
- a CDS encoding bifunctional diguanylate cyclase/phosphodiesterase, with protein MDHRRLIRSAPDTVEGERERQQECVKEPLHIPGAIQPYGVLLTMDPTTFEVVQVSENCAAVLGADVQAVLGQSLDALVGPAAAGELRDVLAGTGTAVNPVVVDVGGRRCDAIIHRSSGLVVLEFEPAGDPVAGGPIPAIYAAIQRLSACESVEELRAATAFEIRRVTGYDHVMLYHFHPDGHGEIVGEDVVDGAHSYLGLHFPASDIPSQARRLYLGKASHMIVTSEYAPAHLIPAANPRTGQPIDLSAAVLRSVSPHHLHFMRNMGQAATLSLSLVFDGALIGMVTCSHRTPHRVPYIYRQAFEILAKQVALQLSAMTEIERLKRQLQIHSIREQLVERLVTGEAPVQALLQGSPTILDLLPANGVVVSLDRQTFSLGDAPSAASAAAAVDLLAADWSRLPFVSDSLGVDHAALARIVPSCAGLVMLPFGGRGGYVTWFRGEVAQGVNWLGDQSPDNRDTPLSPRNSFSQWRSSVSGRSLPWDALELEETKELLRDLDSALLRRAESKLAHLGFHDPLTGLPNRRWLMDRLDGLLALGTNSPSIAVLFIDLDKFKLVNDSLGHEIGDLVLVASGERIVSAIRGQDRVARLGGDEFIVVCSDADAARARVVADRIVHAFRRPFDLAGQHVVMTVSVGVSAAGIGVKAADVLREADAAMYRAKQGGGNQTMR; from the coding sequence GTGGACCACCGCCGCCTGATCCGCAGCGCACCCGATACTGTGGAGGGGGAGCGGGAGCGCCAGCAGGAATGTGTCAAGGAGCCCCTCCACATTCCCGGCGCGATCCAGCCGTACGGGGTGCTGCTCACGATGGATCCGACCACCTTCGAGGTCGTGCAGGTCAGCGAGAACTGTGCCGCTGTTCTCGGGGCTGATGTGCAGGCCGTTCTGGGCCAGTCCCTCGATGCTCTGGTCGGCCCCGCTGCGGCAGGCGAACTTCGGGATGTGCTCGCCGGCACGGGAACGGCCGTCAATCCCGTCGTGGTCGACGTGGGTGGGCGACGCTGCGACGCAATCATCCATAGATCCTCGGGACTTGTCGTCCTGGAGTTCGAACCGGCGGGTGACCCGGTGGCCGGCGGCCCGATCCCCGCCATCTATGCCGCCATCCAGCGGCTTTCCGCGTGCGAGAGCGTGGAGGAGTTGCGTGCCGCAACCGCGTTCGAGATCCGCAGAGTGACCGGCTATGACCACGTGATGCTGTACCACTTTCACCCCGATGGCCACGGAGAAATCGTCGGGGAGGATGTCGTCGATGGCGCGCACAGCTATCTCGGTCTCCACTTCCCGGCCTCCGACATCCCCAGCCAGGCGCGTCGGCTCTACCTGGGCAAGGCCTCACACATGATCGTGACATCCGAGTACGCACCGGCGCACCTCATTCCGGCTGCGAACCCGCGCACCGGCCAACCCATCGATCTGAGCGCCGCCGTGCTTCGAAGCGTGTCGCCGCACCATCTCCATTTCATGCGAAACATGGGCCAGGCGGCAACCCTGTCGCTCTCCCTCGTTTTCGACGGGGCGCTCATCGGAATGGTCACGTGCTCGCACCGGACCCCCCACCGCGTGCCCTATATCTATAGGCAGGCTTTCGAGATTCTCGCCAAGCAGGTGGCCTTGCAGCTCAGCGCCATGACCGAGATCGAGCGTCTGAAGCGACAACTTCAAATCCACAGTATTCGTGAACAGCTGGTCGAACGACTCGTGACCGGGGAGGCACCCGTGCAGGCGCTGCTACAGGGTTCTCCCACCATTTTGGATCTCCTCCCCGCGAACGGAGTCGTTGTGTCGCTGGATCGGCAGACCTTCTCACTCGGGGACGCGCCATCCGCGGCATCGGCGGCGGCGGCCGTCGACCTCCTCGCGGCTGATTGGTCACGGCTCCCGTTCGTCTCAGATTCCTTGGGTGTGGACCATGCCGCCCTCGCCCGCATCGTGCCGTCGTGTGCGGGACTGGTCATGCTGCCTTTCGGCGGACGGGGAGGATACGTCACCTGGTTCCGCGGCGAAGTCGCCCAGGGCGTGAACTGGTTGGGAGATCAATCGCCGGACAACCGGGATACCCCGTTGTCTCCCCGGAACTCCTTCTCGCAGTGGCGCAGCAGCGTGAGTGGGCGAAGCCTGCCGTGGGACGCGCTGGAACTGGAGGAAACCAAGGAACTGCTCAGGGACCTGGACAGCGCGCTGCTGCGACGGGCCGAATCAAAGTTGGCCCACCTCGGGTTTCATGATCCTCTGACGGGTCTGCCCAACCGACGATGGCTGATGGACCGTTTGGACGGGTTACTGGCCTTGGGCACAAACTCCCCGTCGATCGCCGTGCTCTTCATCGATCTTGACAAGTTCAAGCTCGTGAACGATTCTCTTGGCCACGAGATCGGGGACCTGGTGCTCGTCGCTTCTGGCGAGCGGATTGTGTCGGCCATTCGCGGCCAGGACCGGGTAGCGCGACTCGGCGGCGACGAGTTCATTGTGGTGTGCAGTGATGCGGATGCGGCCAGAGCCAGGGTGGTTGCGGATCGAATCGTCCACGCCTTCCGGCGTCCGTTCGACCTTGCTGGACAACACGTCGTCATGACAGTTTCTGTGGGGGTGTCTGCAGCCGGGATCGGCGTCAAGGCAGCCGACGTGCTGAGGGAAGCCGATGCGGCGATGTACAGGGCCAAACAGGGCGGCGGCAACCAGACAATGCGGTGA
- a CDS encoding ATP-grasp domain-containing protein, whose product MGTVVGHAPGGLIIALSTSAVFGDASLLRTFWCTDPGGIDSGIQGHLYTSPDDIFIIRMPHDSSAAIDHLSRCLDVNAGIWAALTGISLATSQSRMVLTADHAADTAVSLPGDMSWHVGTLSDAAAAHYRAGSASLLAFVLDEEFARTLGVLDDPLASQARATSVLMDKNNAMEVLRSSGVPIPRTLTLTRNEWRARHLEDLPSSGRYVFKPAGGAAGIGVYFHPGSGSGVRDIDHHLNVLARTGGVPRRFQVQEFLAGTPHGVSAYLPGDGTAHILEAHKQVVDSAGRCIGARWTPAIENSQLAAVQAIYDRLTCNSTLALAGLVCLDLIDGRVIEVNPRVTACAPIAHLLQREPQISAYRGSGFGISQIDVHTHVRVPVDSVNDGRLRALVEKVQSDYGVLALPQGLNPVGPCRFVFVNDDSSGTAQRFFLREIHRLAHSD is encoded by the coding sequence TTGGGCACGGTAGTCGGACACGCCCCGGGCGGGCTCATCATCGCCCTGTCAACCTCCGCGGTATTCGGCGACGCTTCGCTGCTGCGTACCTTTTGGTGCACCGACCCGGGCGGGATTGACAGCGGAATCCAGGGTCACCTGTACACGAGCCCTGACGATATCTTTATCATCCGGATGCCGCATGACAGCTCCGCGGCGATCGATCACCTCTCCCGGTGTCTCGACGTGAACGCAGGTATCTGGGCCGCCCTCACCGGCATCAGCCTGGCAACGTCGCAGAGCCGAATGGTGCTCACCGCTGATCACGCGGCGGATACAGCCGTCTCGCTCCCAGGCGACATGAGCTGGCACGTCGGGACATTGTCAGACGCCGCGGCAGCTCACTACCGCGCCGGCAGCGCCTCGCTGCTGGCTTTTGTACTCGACGAAGAATTCGCCCGCACTCTGGGCGTGCTGGACGACCCCCTGGCGAGCCAGGCCCGCGCAACCTCCGTCCTGATGGACAAGAACAACGCCATGGAGGTGTTGCGGAGCAGCGGTGTGCCGATCCCGAGAACGCTCACCTTGACTCGCAACGAGTGGCGGGCCAGACACCTTGAGGACCTTCCCTCTAGCGGTCGCTATGTCTTCAAGCCTGCCGGCGGGGCGGCCGGAATCGGCGTCTATTTCCACCCCGGCAGCGGGTCCGGCGTCAGGGACATCGACCACCACCTGAATGTGCTGGCTCGCACCGGTGGTGTACCCCGGCGTTTCCAGGTGCAGGAGTTTCTCGCCGGCACGCCGCACGGTGTTTCCGCGTACCTCCCCGGCGACGGCACTGCGCACATTCTTGAAGCGCACAAGCAGGTCGTGGATTCCGCGGGGAGGTGTATCGGCGCACGGTGGACGCCCGCCATCGAGAACAGTCAGCTGGCGGCAGTACAGGCAATCTATGATCGACTCACGTGCAACAGCACACTGGCGCTCGCGGGGCTTGTGTGCCTCGACCTCATCGACGGCCGCGTGATTGAAGTGAATCCGCGCGTCACCGCCTGCGCGCCTATCGCGCACCTCCTCCAGCGCGAGCCTCAGATCTCCGCCTACCGCGGCAGCGGTTTCGGCATCTCCCAGATCGACGTGCACACGCACGTGAGGGTTCCGGTGGACTCCGTTAATGATGGCCGACTCCGAGCGCTCGTCGAAAAGGTTCAGTCCGACTACGGTGTGCTCGCCCTCCCCCAGGGTCTGAATCCCGTCGGCCCCTGCCGGTTCGTCTTCGTGAACGACGATTCATCCGGAACGGCACAGCGGTTCTTCCTCCGGGAGATCCACCGGCTCGCGCACTCGGATTGA